One Psychrobacillus glaciei genomic region harbors:
- a CDS encoding sigma 54-interacting transcriptional regulator — MQNILIIGAGKGGYALLRLFEQADYLQVKGIVDIDENAPGMQYAKKHYIHTYTDWKPLLNEDFQIIIDVTGNKDVFLELLAERPVNTVLIPGEIANLIVTLLEEKNKFIQILDNKKMNQELIFNSIEEGMISIDENGIVNFFNKSASNMTKVSIEDAIGKHIFDVISHSELPRTFETGQIELNKELILESGTKIVTSRYPMINEQGKKIGAFAVFKDISEVVRLAEEITDLTEIQTMLEAIIQSSEDAISVVDEEGKGILINPAYSRITGLSEEEVIGKPATADISEGESIHFKVLQTRKPIRGVNIRVGKQKKDVIVNVAPIIVNNLLKGSVGVIHDMTEIRSLMKELDQARTLIRNLELSYSFEDILGESEQIQFAVNQAKLAASVPVTVLLRGEVGSGKELFAHAIHSASNRKHNRFFRVNCSSQEEHLLERELFGYEEKGISYSGLFDEAHCGTLFLDEVGELTNKTQAKLLRALRENAFIRIGGTTSIPVDVRIIAASYFNLEKLMREGIFREDFYFQLNRMPIHVPSLRERKQDISSIAEHLLVKLNKEFGRNIEGFTKSALESLLLYDFPGNIRELENIISRAMIFLEAQDRIIEEHHLPKSILSFSHNGLDEEQLGTLAEQMDEMEKKVLLNALQVCGGNKSQTAKKLNISLRTLYYKLEKYNLD; from the coding sequence TTGCAAAACATATTAATCATTGGTGCGGGTAAAGGTGGATATGCACTTTTGAGGCTGTTTGAACAGGCTGATTACCTTCAAGTAAAAGGAATCGTTGATATTGATGAGAATGCTCCAGGAATGCAATATGCAAAAAAGCATTATATTCATACTTATACCGATTGGAAACCCCTTTTAAACGAAGATTTTCAAATTATTATTGATGTTACAGGGAACAAAGATGTATTTTTAGAACTTCTTGCAGAACGTCCTGTAAATACAGTTTTAATCCCAGGAGAAATAGCAAATTTAATTGTTACATTATTAGAAGAAAAAAATAAATTTATACAAATATTAGATAATAAAAAAATGAATCAAGAATTAATTTTTAACTCAATAGAAGAAGGTATGATTAGTATTGATGAGAATGGCATCGTAAATTTCTTTAATAAAAGCGCATCTAACATGACGAAAGTTTCGATAGAAGATGCTATAGGGAAACACATATTTGATGTAATATCACATAGTGAGCTGCCGAGAACTTTTGAAACTGGTCAGATTGAGCTAAATAAAGAACTGATTCTTGAAAGCGGTACCAAAATAGTGACTTCAAGATATCCGATGATTAATGAGCAAGGTAAAAAGATCGGAGCCTTTGCGGTTTTTAAAGACATTTCAGAAGTAGTTAGGCTTGCAGAAGAAATTACGGACCTCACGGAAATACAAACAATGCTTGAAGCAATCATCCAATCTAGCGAAGATGCGATATCGGTAGTGGATGAAGAAGGCAAAGGAATTCTTATTAATCCAGCATATTCTCGCATTACCGGATTAAGCGAGGAAGAGGTCATAGGAAAACCAGCAACGGCAGATATTTCGGAAGGTGAAAGTATTCACTTTAAAGTTCTTCAAACTCGAAAACCTATTCGGGGTGTAAACATAAGGGTAGGTAAACAGAAAAAAGACGTGATTGTGAATGTCGCTCCAATTATCGTTAACAATCTACTTAAAGGTAGTGTTGGAGTTATTCATGATATGACAGAAATCCGCTCGTTAATGAAAGAACTTGATCAAGCCAGAACACTAATCCGAAACCTAGAGTTAAGCTATTCCTTCGAAGATATATTAGGGGAGTCAGAACAAATTCAATTTGCCGTCAATCAAGCTAAGCTTGCTGCAAGTGTACCTGTTACCGTACTTTTAAGGGGAGAGGTCGGATCAGGAAAAGAATTATTTGCACACGCCATCCATAGCGCAAGTAACAGAAAACATAATAGGTTCTTCCGAGTAAATTGTAGTTCTCAAGAAGAGCATCTTCTAGAACGTGAATTATTTGGGTATGAAGAAAAAGGGATAAGTTATTCGGGTTTGTTTGATGAAGCGCATTGCGGAACCCTTTTCTTAGATGAAGTTGGAGAATTAACAAATAAAACACAGGCTAAACTTTTAAGGGCACTTCGAGAAAATGCTTTTATACGAATAGGCGGAACCACATCAATTCCAGTGGATGTGCGAATAATAGCTGCAAGTTATTTCAATTTAGAAAAATTAATGCGTGAAGGGATATTCCGAGAGGATTTCTACTTTCAGTTAAATCGTATGCCAATACATGTTCCTTCTCTAAGAGAAAGGAAGCAAGACATTTCTTCCATAGCGGAGCATTTATTAGTAAAATTAAATAAAGAATTTGGGCGTAATATTGAGGGATTCACAAAATCAGCTTTGGAGAGCTTGCTGCTCTATGATTTTCCGGGGAACATACGGGAGCTGGAGAACATTATTAGCAGAGCAATGATCTTTTTAGAAGCGCAAGATCGAATTATTGAAGAACATCATTTGCCCAAATCAATTTTGTCTTTTTCACATAATGGGTTAGATGAGGAGCAATTAGGAACGCTTGCTGAACAGATGGACGAGATGGAGAAAAAGGTTTTACTAAATGCGCTCCAAGTTTGTGGTGGAAATAAATCACAAACAGCTAAAAAACTAAACATCTCACTTCGTACTTTATACTACAAACTAGAGAAATATAATTTAGATT
- a CDS encoding DUF2627 domain-containing protein, with the protein MARLAALIVLLIPGILAAFGIKLMRDTFFGIHILPIGALWFQFICGILFTVLGLGFFAGFLLNRDRKNGKVAPRFQKKK; encoded by the coding sequence ATGGCACGTTTGGCTGCCTTAATCGTACTATTGATTCCTGGTATTCTCGCAGCATTTGGCATTAAGTTAATGAGGGATACTTTTTTCGGAATACATATTTTACCTATTGGAGCATTGTGGTTTCAATTTATATGTGGAATTCTTTTCACAGTTTTAGGGTTGGGATTTTTTGCAGGTTTTCTTTTAAACCGAGATCGAAAAAATGGAAAAGTTGCCCCTCGTTTTCAAAAGAAAAAGTAA
- a CDS encoding glycerophosphodiester phosphodiesterase translates to MSNIPVYAHRGAARSIENSMEAFKKAVKLHADGIELDLQLSADGVAFVTHDIDFFRLAGNKRRITDMLAEEVLQLKLGKVYFRKFFGSRVLTFDEFLQFAIPTGVKLNVELKESFLGKNERIREVVEKSKAVKDIHFSSFEFSVLQTIHAMNANVQTAFIGKKNTDWDYVFSIREINAIHLNKKFYHTDLMYSIWNAGFPIRFYNIKGNEKYIANPHESVMGWITDFPEKVLKLQKKQ, encoded by the coding sequence ATGTCTAATATTCCTGTGTACGCACATAGAGGTGCTGCTAGATCGATAGAAAATTCGATGGAAGCGTTTAAAAAAGCCGTAAAGTTACATGCGGATGGTATAGAGTTAGATCTGCAATTATCAGCTGATGGTGTTGCATTCGTAACGCATGATATCGACTTTTTTCGGTTGGCTGGAAACAAACGAAGAATAACAGATATGTTAGCAGAAGAAGTTTTGCAACTGAAATTAGGTAAAGTTTATTTTCGGAAATTTTTTGGAAGCAGAGTACTAACGTTTGATGAATTTTTACAATTCGCTATACCAACGGGTGTCAAACTTAATGTGGAGTTAAAGGAGTCTTTTCTTGGCAAAAATGAAAGAATCCGTGAAGTAGTGGAAAAAAGTAAAGCTGTAAAGGATATTCATTTCTCTTCGTTTGAATTTAGTGTCCTTCAAACAATTCATGCAATGAACGCTAATGTACAAACAGCATTTATTGGTAAAAAGAATACGGACTGGGATTATGTGTTTTCCATTAGAGAAATAAACGCCATCCATTTAAATAAAAAATTTTACCACACAGATTTAATGTATTCCATTTGGAATGCAGGATTCCCTATACGATTTTATAATATAAAAGGTAATGAGAAGTATATCGCAAATCCACATGAGTCTGTAATGGGCTGGATTACAGACTTTCCGGAAAAAGTATTGAAATTACAAAAGAAACAATGA
- a CDS encoding DUF342 domain-containing protein: MIMEENEEVVLSEERGRAFITIKVDGYNLKKFDEVTRKYARLKVTNFMALKKAVENKSHEPIEVGSWIDSVELELSADKMQAVVTIYESQSYIQEHTQELQLAIDQLLKENQITYGQVPMDFQKIITGKAYIVANGLPPQKGRDAIVTYLQQAEKKPEINADGKADYFDMNFIVEIKEGTWLGEKIPAQEGVEGRNILGEIVCSEKGDDVPLKYDSESAYEVEEEGKTVLRSKTNGIIGEINGVLSVQKHLVINGDVGLETGNLKFDGSIQIKGTVMPGYSIIASGDISVESNEGVNSADLIKSTEGDVFIKGGIFGKDITKIEAYKNIYIKHANGCTLEAQENVFIGFYSMGSTIFGNEIFLDERKGKVIGGKVIAINSITTAYSGNSLDRKTELIVQGIDRKILTENAKTKAEEMMKLQEEMTKLNFQISQLNQFKISMSKQQIATYEQTKQKYHMLESEMKELDVEIKRILKLLRTSTDYFINITQEANAGTVVQIGNKSSTLSKATKGKFKIENGELNV; encoded by the coding sequence ATGATAATGGAAGAAAATGAAGAAGTAGTACTTTCCGAAGAAAGAGGAAGGGCTTTTATTACTATAAAAGTTGATGGGTATAATCTGAAAAAATTCGATGAAGTGACTCGTAAATATGCACGTTTAAAAGTCACAAATTTTATGGCATTAAAAAAAGCTGTAGAAAATAAGTCACATGAACCAATTGAAGTTGGAAGTTGGATAGATAGTGTTGAATTAGAACTTAGTGCTGACAAGATGCAAGCAGTTGTAACAATTTATGAATCACAAAGCTATATACAAGAACATACGCAAGAACTACAATTAGCTATTGATCAGCTGTTAAAAGAGAATCAAATTACTTATGGACAAGTTCCAATGGATTTCCAAAAAATCATAACTGGAAAAGCATACATAGTTGCAAACGGATTGCCTCCTCAAAAAGGAAGAGATGCAATAGTAACATACTTACAGCAAGCAGAGAAAAAGCCTGAAATAAATGCGGATGGAAAAGCAGATTACTTTGATATGAATTTTATTGTTGAAATAAAAGAAGGTACGTGGCTTGGAGAAAAAATACCAGCTCAAGAAGGAGTAGAGGGAAGAAATATTCTTGGAGAAATCGTGTGCAGTGAAAAAGGTGACGATGTTCCATTAAAATATGACTCGGAATCGGCTTATGAAGTAGAGGAAGAAGGAAAAACAGTTCTTCGATCTAAAACGAATGGAATTATCGGTGAAATAAATGGAGTTCTTTCTGTCCAAAAGCATCTTGTCATTAATGGTGATGTCGGTTTAGAAACAGGAAATTTAAAATTTGATGGATCCATCCAAATTAAAGGAACGGTAATGCCTGGATATTCCATAATTGCATCTGGAGATATTTCTGTAGAATCAAACGAAGGTGTTAATTCTGCTGATTTAATAAAATCGACAGAAGGCGATGTTTTTATAAAAGGCGGAATTTTCGGAAAAGATATTACAAAAATAGAAGCGTATAAGAATATATATATAAAACACGCAAATGGTTGTACCTTAGAAGCACAGGAAAATGTGTTCATTGGATTTTATTCAATGGGATCAACTATTTTTGGAAATGAAATATTTCTGGACGAGCGTAAAGGGAAAGTCATTGGTGGTAAAGTAATAGCCATCAACTCTATAACTACCGCATATTCTGGGAATAGTTTAGATAGAAAGACGGAACTAATTGTACAAGGAATAGATAGAAAAATATTAACTGAAAATGCAAAAACAAAAGCAGAAGAAATGATGAAGCTTCAAGAAGAAATGACAAAGTTGAATTTTCAGATTAGTCAACTAAATCAATTCAAAATTAGTATGTCAAAACAGCAAATTGCTACTTATGAACAAACAAAACAAAAATATCATATGTTGGAAAGTGAAATGAAAGAATTAGATGTAGAAATAAAAAGAATCCTAAAACTTCTTCGTACTTCTACAGATTATTTCATTAATATTACACAAGAAGCGAATGCCGGAACTGTTGTTCAGATTGGTAACAAGTCATCAACGTTATCTAAAGCAACAAAAGGTAAATTTAAGATTGAAAATGGAGAGTTAAATGTCTAA
- the spo0A gene encoding sporulation transcription factor Spo0A translates to MEKIKIVIVDDNKDLIRTMDAYFDKHPEIEVIGTAVNGKLCIDLLETVKPDVLLLDIIMPHLDGIAVLDSIQKNDQLNKLQVIMLTAFGQEDVMKQAAELGASYFMLKPFEFERLVTQIKQVAGRKESVQESPLKSNPEKEALQNKRFIDNIITNVIKEIGVPAHIKGYSYLREAIQMVYSDIELLGSITKVLYPEIAKKFQTTPSRVERAIRHAIEVAWNRGNYETISKMFGYTVHHLKSKPTNSEFIAMIADKIRMENMAS, encoded by the coding sequence ATGGAAAAAATAAAAATTGTAATTGTAGATGATAACAAAGATTTAATTCGAACTATGGATGCTTACTTTGATAAACATCCAGAAATAGAAGTTATTGGAACAGCAGTAAACGGCAAGCTTTGCATAGATCTCCTTGAAACGGTTAAACCAGACGTCCTATTATTAGATATCATTATGCCTCATTTAGACGGAATTGCAGTTTTAGATAGTATACAGAAAAATGATCAATTAAATAAACTTCAAGTCATTATGTTAACCGCTTTTGGACAAGAAGATGTGATGAAACAAGCTGCTGAATTAGGAGCATCTTATTTTATGCTCAAGCCTTTTGAATTTGAACGACTGGTTACACAAATTAAGCAAGTGGCAGGTAGAAAAGAAAGCGTGCAAGAATCACCTTTAAAATCGAATCCTGAAAAAGAAGCATTGCAAAATAAGCGCTTTATTGACAACATCATTACTAATGTAATAAAAGAAATCGGAGTACCCGCTCATATTAAAGGATACTCTTATTTAAGAGAAGCTATCCAAATGGTTTATTCCGACATTGAATTACTTGGTTCCATTACAAAAGTTTTATATCCAGAGATAGCAAAGAAATTTCAAACTACTCCCTCTCGAGTCGAAAGAGCAATACGTCATGCAATCGAAGTAGCATGGAACAGAGGAAACTACGAAACTATTTCTAAGATGTTCGGATATACAGTTCATCATTTAAAGTCGAAACCGACAAATAGTGAGTTCATCGCGATGATTGCGGACAAAATTCGTATGGAGAATATGGCTAGCTGA
- a CDS encoding SpoIVB peptidase S55 domain-containing protein has product MKQSYRIWSLISILFFTFFFAVSPAFAQKQASSVVPLGQSIQIDLQYGAVFLSHDVLLSDDYWLRTGDSIQQINSQKVTSLEDIKTHVKDKKLIIHYERNKKMYTTELTSDQILKLLPFLKDATEGIGTLTYLDPETNEFGALGHQIVDHTSGLTPDFSEGSIYLSSIQQIKKSIPGKPGYKITSHQQNISPIGGVNENNVYGIFGKLEQNAIDNIPLQEVEIADKESIMTGEAIMRTSIDGEKVQDFTIEITTVEDHLFQFTVTDEFLIEKTGGILQGMSGSPIMQQNKLIGVVTHMYVDKPKNGAALSITEMMKKNP; this is encoded by the coding sequence ATGAAGCAAAGCTATCGTATATGGTCGCTAATTTCAATACTTTTCTTTACTTTTTTCTTTGCAGTCAGTCCCGCTTTTGCACAAAAACAAGCTTCCTCAGTAGTACCCTTAGGACAATCCATACAAATTGACCTTCAATACGGAGCTGTGTTTCTTAGTCATGATGTATTACTTTCCGACGATTATTGGTTGCGTACTGGCGATTCTATCCAACAAATCAATTCACAAAAAGTTACTTCATTAGAAGACATTAAAACCCATGTGAAAGATAAAAAGCTCATTATACATTATGAGCGAAATAAAAAGATGTATACAACAGAACTCACTTCGGACCAAATACTGAAACTTCTTCCATTTTTAAAAGATGCGACAGAAGGAATTGGTACTTTAACGTATTTAGATCCAGAAACGAACGAATTTGGTGCATTAGGTCATCAGATAGTTGATCATACTTCAGGCTTAACACCCGATTTTTCGGAAGGATCGATTTATTTATCCTCCATTCAGCAAATAAAGAAAAGTATTCCAGGAAAACCTGGATACAAAATTACTTCTCATCAACAGAACATCTCACCAATTGGTGGTGTGAATGAAAATAATGTATATGGAATTTTCGGGAAGTTGGAACAAAATGCAATTGACAACATCCCGTTGCAAGAAGTAGAAATTGCTGACAAAGAATCAATAATGACTGGTGAAGCAATTATGCGTACTTCGATCGATGGCGAAAAAGTTCAAGACTTTACAATCGAAATTACAACGGTCGAAGACCATCTATTTCAGTTTACAGTAACAGATGAATTTCTAATTGAAAAAACCGGCGGCATTCTTCAAGGAATGAGCGGAAGTCCAATTATGCAGCAAAATAAGCTTATAGGAGTAGTTACGCATATGTACGTTGATAAACCTAAAAATGGAGCGGCACTATCCATCACGGAAATGATGAAGAAAAATCCATGA
- the recN gene encoding DNA repair protein RecN, which yields MLKELSIKNFAIIDELTVSFEEGLTVLTGETGAGKSIIIDAVHLLCGGRGSQEFIRHGAKKAELEGLFIITNPKHGVFHKMIDVGVEIDEESIILRRDINDSGKSVCRVNGKLVTLGILREIGASIIDIHGQHESQELMDEKAHIHLLDQFADEKIRSVKESYKELFAKYKKWKKDLATLTENEQQIAHKIDLYTFQVEEINDANLVIGEEEQLQEEKKKLQNFHKVFDKMSSAYEAILSESKGLDYIGTAMADLQDISDVDKNMLELSENVSSAFYILQDAAYQLKNELDEMEFDSNQLQYVEDRLACIQTLKRKYGQSIEAILEYKERIFKSLEQLVNRDEQIQKTADKIKQIEKDLELEANDLTDKRKNAAKQLSKAIMEQLQELYMEKATFSVMFHEHSKIIYNEYGIDEISFYISTNVGEPPKALTKIASGGELSRMMLALKSIFSKHQGITSIIFDEVDTGVSGRVAQAIAEKISGIATNSQVLCISHLPQVAAMADQHLMIKKEVSGNRTYTILEEVIDDRRAEELSRMMSGAEITSTTLEHSKELLKLAEERKKILRNA from the coding sequence TTGTTAAAAGAATTATCAATTAAAAACTTTGCCATTATTGATGAATTAACAGTAAGCTTTGAGGAAGGACTTACTGTATTAACCGGAGAGACAGGTGCAGGTAAATCAATCATAATTGATGCTGTTCATTTGTTGTGTGGAGGAAGAGGCTCTCAAGAGTTTATTCGACATGGTGCGAAAAAAGCAGAATTAGAAGGATTATTCATCATTACGAACCCAAAGCATGGTGTTTTTCATAAAATGATAGATGTTGGTGTTGAAATAGACGAAGAATCTATAATTTTAAGAAGAGATATTAATGATTCAGGGAAGAGTGTATGTCGCGTAAACGGAAAACTAGTTACGCTTGGTATATTACGAGAAATTGGAGCCTCCATTATTGATATCCATGGGCAGCACGAGAGCCAAGAACTAATGGATGAAAAGGCACATATTCATTTGCTTGATCAGTTTGCAGACGAAAAGATAAGAAGCGTCAAAGAGTCTTATAAAGAGCTCTTCGCCAAATATAAAAAGTGGAAAAAAGATTTAGCTACTTTAACGGAAAATGAGCAACAAATAGCGCATAAAATAGATTTGTATACTTTTCAAGTGGAAGAAATTAATGATGCAAATTTAGTTATCGGGGAAGAAGAACAACTTCAAGAAGAAAAAAAGAAGCTTCAAAATTTCCATAAAGTTTTTGATAAAATGAGCAGTGCATATGAGGCGATCTTATCTGAATCGAAAGGCTTAGACTACATTGGAACTGCAATGGCAGATTTGCAAGATATCTCTGACGTAGATAAGAATATGTTGGAGTTAAGTGAAAATGTTTCGTCCGCGTTTTATATTTTGCAAGATGCTGCATATCAGTTGAAAAATGAATTAGATGAAATGGAATTCGATAGTAATCAGCTTCAATATGTCGAAGACCGTCTTGCATGCATTCAGACACTAAAGAGAAAATATGGACAGTCTATCGAAGCTATTTTGGAATACAAAGAGCGAATTTTCAAAAGTCTTGAGCAACTAGTTAATCGAGATGAACAAATTCAAAAAACAGCAGATAAGATTAAGCAAATAGAGAAAGATTTAGAACTTGAAGCAAATGATTTAACGGATAAACGAAAAAACGCTGCCAAACAATTAAGCAAAGCAATTATGGAGCAATTACAAGAGCTTTACATGGAAAAAGCAACTTTTTCTGTTATGTTCCATGAGCATTCTAAAATAATTTATAACGAGTATGGGATTGACGAAATATCATTTTATATTTCGACGAATGTGGGGGAACCACCAAAAGCCTTGACAAAAATTGCATCAGGTGGTGAGTTATCTCGCATGATGCTTGCTTTAAAAAGTATTTTCTCAAAGCATCAAGGGATAACATCGATCATATTTGATGAAGTTGATACTGGTGTTAGTGGACGAGTAGCTCAAGCGATAGCCGAAAAAATATCCGGAATTGCAACTAATTCACAAGTTTTATGTATATCACATCTTCCGCAGGTAGCTGCAATGGCAGACCAACATTTAATGATTAAAAAAGAAGTATCGGGAAATAGAACATACACCATTTTAGAAGAAGTGATCGATGATCGACGAGCCGAAGAGTTAAGCCGTATGATGTCAGGTGCTGAAATTACGAGTACTACATTGGAACATTCAAAAGAACTGCTAAAATTAGCGGAAGAACGAAAAAAAATATTACGAAATGCTTAA
- the ahrC gene encoding transcriptional regulator AhrC/ArgR produces MNKGQRHIRIRDIISNNEIETQDDLVDFLKSAGYNVTQATVSRDIKELHLVKVPLPNGHYKYSLPADQRFNPAQKLRRALTDAFVSIDGASHFLVMKTLPGNAHSIGSLIDYLDWTEILGTICGDDTCLILCREVSDCDVVKKRLLEML; encoded by the coding sequence ATGAACAAAGGTCAAAGGCATATTAGAATACGTGATATTATTTCTAATAATGAAATAGAGACGCAAGATGACTTAGTTGATTTTTTAAAAAGTGCTGGATATAACGTTACTCAGGCTACAGTTTCAAGAGATATAAAAGAATTGCACTTAGTGAAAGTTCCACTTCCTAATGGTCACTATAAATATAGCTTACCTGCAGATCAACGCTTTAACCCAGCACAAAAGCTGAGAAGAGCATTGACCGATGCATTTGTAAGTATTGATGGAGCAAGTCATTTTTTAGTCATGAAAACGTTACCAGGTAATGCCCATTCCATTGGGTCATTAATCGATTATTTAGATTGGACAGAAATATTAGGAACAATTTGTGGAGACGATACTTGTTTAATTTTGTGTAGAGAAGTATCAGATTGCGATGTTGTAAAAAAACGTTTACTCGAAATGCTTTAA